In the Haliaeetus albicilla chromosome 7, bHalAlb1.1, whole genome shotgun sequence genome, one interval contains:
- the MSANTD2 gene encoding myb/SANT-like DNA-binding domain-containing protein 2 isoform X6, with protein sequence MAASCGSSQLPAAEPPLKIPKMEVLSPGSPGALSDGNPSLSDPSTPSGASPLGPGPGPAAGGAGLGGGGGGGAGGRGGASPSVSFSPGGAAAAAAAAACRGMSWTPAETNALIAVWGNERLVEARYQQLEGAGTVFGSKAPGPAMYERVSRALAELGYERTPSQCRERIKQLHKRQSELVRNAKYTLRRCYSRVKEHGVGKRKSSYTFEQLEQVFGQGGWDSQPCQPVLINSSGLYQELESDGSTMEEYSQEDWGNHSQDLHCYQTGEQELDEMPTTKRTLKIKQESSEDTQIFGRIFCS encoded by the exons ATGGCGGCGTCCTGCGGCTCCTCGCAGCTCCCGGCCGCCGAGCCGCCGCTGAAGATCCCCAAGATGGAGGTGCTGTCGCCGGGCTCGCCGGGAGCGCTGAGCGACGGCAACCCCAGCCTCTCCgacccctccacccccagcGGCGCCTCGCCCCtcggcccggggccggggccggcggccggcggggccgggctggggggcggcggcggcggcggggcggggggccgcggcggggcctcGCCCTCCGTCTCCTTCTCGCCGggcggtgccgccgccgccgccgccgccgccgcttgCCGGGGGATGTCCTGGACGCCGGCGGAGACCAACGCGCTGATCGCCGTCTGGGGCAACGAGCGGCTGGTGGAGGCGCGGTACCAGCAGCTGGAGGGCGCCGGTACCGTCTTCGGCAGCAAGGCCCCCGGGCCCGCCATGTACGAGCGCGTCTCCCGCGCCCTGGCCGAGCTGGGCTACGAGCGCACCCCTTCCCAGTGCCGGGAGCGCATCAAG CAGCTTCACAAGAGACAGAGTGAGTTAGTAAGGAATGCAAAATAT ACCCTTCGCAGGTGCTACAGCCGCGTGAAGGAGCATGGTGttgggaagaggaaaagcagctacACGTTTGAacagctggagcaggtttttGGGCAGGGAGGATGGGACTCTCAGCCCTGCCAGCCTGTCCTCATCAACAGCAGCGGCTTGTATCAGGAGCTGGAGTCAGACGGCAGCACGATGGAGGAGTATTCGCAGGAGGACTGGGGAAACCACAGTCAGGATCTTCATTGCTACCAGACTGGCGAACAGGAATTGG ATGAAATGCCTACCACAAAAAGAACATTAAAGATAAAACAGGAATCTTCAGAAGACACGCA GATTTTTGGAAGGATTTTTTGCAGCTAA
- the MSANTD2 gene encoding myb/SANT-like DNA-binding domain-containing protein 2 isoform X5 yields MAASCGSSQLPAAEPPLKIPKMEVLSPGSPGALSDGNPSLSDPSTPSGASPLGPGPGPAAGGAGLGGGGGGGAGGRGGASPSVSFSPGGAAAAAAAAACRGMSWTPAETNALIAVWGNERLVEARYQQLEGAGTVFGSKAPGPAMYERVSRALAELGYERTPSQCRERIKQLHKRQSELVRNAKYTLRRCYSRVKEHGVGKRKSSYTFEQLEQVFGQGGWDSQPCQPVLINSSGLYQELESDGSTMEEYSQEDWGNHSQDLHCYQTGEQELDEMPTTKRTLKIKQESSEDTHYLRTSEKLHNSVSSWLHHSTNETRVTT; encoded by the exons ATGGCGGCGTCCTGCGGCTCCTCGCAGCTCCCGGCCGCCGAGCCGCCGCTGAAGATCCCCAAGATGGAGGTGCTGTCGCCGGGCTCGCCGGGAGCGCTGAGCGACGGCAACCCCAGCCTCTCCgacccctccacccccagcGGCGCCTCGCCCCtcggcccggggccggggccggcggccggcggggccgggctggggggcggcggcggcggcggggcggggggccgcggcggggcctcGCCCTCCGTCTCCTTCTCGCCGggcggtgccgccgccgccgccgccgccgccgcttgCCGGGGGATGTCCTGGACGCCGGCGGAGACCAACGCGCTGATCGCCGTCTGGGGCAACGAGCGGCTGGTGGAGGCGCGGTACCAGCAGCTGGAGGGCGCCGGTACCGTCTTCGGCAGCAAGGCCCCCGGGCCCGCCATGTACGAGCGCGTCTCCCGCGCCCTGGCCGAGCTGGGCTACGAGCGCACCCCTTCCCAGTGCCGGGAGCGCATCAAG CAGCTTCACAAGAGACAGAGTGAGTTAGTAAGGAATGCAAAATAT ACCCTTCGCAGGTGCTACAGCCGCGTGAAGGAGCATGGTGttgggaagaggaaaagcagctacACGTTTGAacagctggagcaggtttttGGGCAGGGAGGATGGGACTCTCAGCCCTGCCAGCCTGTCCTCATCAACAGCAGCGGCTTGTATCAGGAGCTGGAGTCAGACGGCAGCACGATGGAGGAGTATTCGCAGGAGGACTGGGGAAACCACAGTCAGGATCTTCATTGCTACCAGACTGGCGAACAGGAATTGG ATGAAATGCCTACCACAAAAAGAACATTAAAGATAAAACAGGAATCTTCAGAAGACACGCA TTACCTCAGAACATCTGAAAAGCTTCACAACTCTGTCTCTTCTTGGCTTCATCATTCAACAAACGAAACAAGAGTTACTACATGA